In Esox lucius isolate fEsoLuc1 chromosome 22, fEsoLuc1.pri, whole genome shotgun sequence, the genomic window atgtatgtatatgttctCTAAAAGTTAAGGTAGGAGCAGTAGTTCGTCAGAATAAGCTGCGACCTTAGTTTAGGCTTGCTTGAATGACGTCATTTAAAGTGGAAATGACAATATTAACTACGTGAAATCTTattaaaattttaaaaaatacacaGTAAAAACGTGACTCCATTTGCAATATTTTCTGTCAGGCGATCACATTAATATGGTAATTTGCACATTTCCCTACTTTCATAGAATGTTGGGGTATGACTAGAATCTAGGAGCATAGTTGAGATGCAGTGtcctcatgaaggacttgataatgagctgatcatttgaatcaggtgtgacagagcagggagagatctaaaacatgcagggcaggagggtgcccaggagcagggttgagaaacactaaTGTAGAGTGAGGCATTTGTAAGAATTCTATAGCAATAAGGAGTGTAGAAATGGTTGTTTGGACAAATAATAGACACTAGAGAATAAACGTATCAGTCTTGAACCCTACACAGGCCAGTGCTTCGGTTAGGAAAGTTTGTCTATGGACAATGTGACCGGCAGCTGATTATTTCCCTGGACATTTGAGATTTGTGCTGGACACATTTAGCCTACAGCGCTATGAACACATTACTTTTCTATTAGTTCtatgcaaatgttttcaaatgcttTCCAAGACAATCAGCtgatgtttacaacaatgttttccttcagTTTAAcaagagtttttatttttttaatcggTTCACTCACCGAGCCTGAGGTACTGAAGGTCGCTCATATCGTACTTCTGCTGGCGCTAACTAGTCCTTAGGGCCCTTTTTAGTCAGTTTAGATGACTGTTCTCTAAGGTCTGGGTCTTTCTATGCCATAGCTCACTATTCCTGAACAGCCACTTTACCTCCTGCCTGGTGCTAAGCCAACCTTTTGGCACTCAGGGCAATGTCTGCTCTGACACTACCTGAGGTCAGTGATCAAGGTTCCACAATCCATCTCGGAAAACGATACATCAGACAACCAGACACTTCAGAGAATTAACTTATTTTCCCCCCACCTTAGAGTAAACACCAGTACCGTAGGCCAAGTACCCTCACCGACGACTGTTTCTACTTCTTTCTCTCAGCTGCCTACAAAGGACCGGGATGGGGAAATGATATCGCCCCAAGATCTATGTTTGAATTCATGGAGTATGCGGAGAGTCTCACTGGCTACTATCGCAAGACACAGGGCTGTTACCTGCTGTAATGTTACCTGCTGTGCTGCGCTCTAGGCAGATGGTCACATTAGCTAGCTATGTCCTAGCCAAGATACTGTAGTTACATGTGACATTACACTCAAACTCGGTTTTGGCAGGGAATTGCCGGCACATGCCATAACGCAGTACATGCCATAACCATCATCGCCATTCCCCACCCAGTTGAAATGTGGTTTCCATGACACTAGGAATCCCCTCTTTCTTACATTATCCTCATACTCCTTTGACGTTTTATGGCTGAGGTGGAAATGTTAGCTTACGTTTGTTTCATGCACTTGGCGCCACTCTGGTCTGACGTATGCTGAGGCTGCTGACTTCTGATCTAGACAGAGCCACTGTCACTGGCTCAGACAGGGTAGTGACTGGCCAGTCAACTTGCCCAACATACTTTTTCTTTTACTGGTCCTGGCCCATCTGGCCATTGCTTATGTCGAATCCTGGGatgtccatacattttttttggccTTTTGCTTGATTTGCTCATTGCTAGCTGCTTGTGGGCATGTACACTTTTATGTTTATCAATGCCGGGAGCTCAAATTTACTAGCtcatgtagctagctagcaagtaCAGCTACATAGTAGTTGAATGATGTCAAACTCTGAGTTTAGAATGTTACTTTCAAACACAGAAAAGTAAAGTGTGTGGTTAAAACTAGACTATTCATTCAGCTCACAGTGTGCACCGAACAGTATGGTACAGATACGTGTACCGTTACACCCATAGTAAACATGTATACGCTGCTGTAAAAGAGGCCGTGGTCCCtgtttgtgttccttgttgaaataagttTTATATTCGTTAATGGCCAGTTAGTGGCTCCGGCtacatgcattgttttcagttaAGTAGTGCTAGTAGTAGACCTGCTTAGTTCATTAGTTTGCTTTcatacaatatacatttttaacatttttctCAATCTCTTTTCACAGTATGGCACTTCATAAACTATTTCAGCTGTCGACCCTGCTCCGATCTACTGTGTCATTGACATTGCGCAGGAATGTTGGCCTATCTGCAGTCCTTTTCAACAAGGCCAAGAACCTGGACCCTATCCAGCAACTCTTTCTAGACAAGATCCACGATTACGCCACCAAGAGCAAGTGAGTCCAGCAAATAGCTATTTGTCACTGCTGTTCAGGGCTGTTGTCGGGAATTTACACTCAGTGGGCCCTGCCAAGCCATGGGCCCTGTGAATCATACTTACCTTGACCTGCATTAGATATGGCCCTGCTGCTGTCCAGCATTTTTCTTCATGTTGAAAGATAGTTGTTGATTCTTTCTGCTTGTCAAGCCATAATCTTGGTATCCCAGTTTGCTGACATCTGTTTTGGAGTTGGTAGTAGCAAGAGTAGcaggaaaatattaatttaaccTGTGTCTGCGATGAATCTTGACATGATTCCAGAAGAAAGTATCTGCCAAATTGTTGTCTGGTTGCATGAAGTTTGAATTTGGGAATACATCTCCATAAATGCCACATAATGGACGGAAACCAGAGCAATGCCAGTCCTATTCcaagtcataattgttaattcTGTCAGGTTGCCACCATAACAAGACCTCCATCTACAGTATTGGGCTCAGGGACACTTCCGAATACCATTGTGTGTGAACagagtacgtcgctgcatccacaaatgcaagttaaccATGAATAAACAATATCCAAAAAAccctgctgccttctctggcccgagctcatttaggatggactgaggcgaagtggaaaacattCATGTGGCCTGAAGAAtcaccattttaaaatattttttggaatcatAGACGTTGTGttctccggactaaagaggagaggggccaTCCgggttatcagcgcacagttcaaaagccagggggggcattagtacacatggcatgggtgactggcacatctgtgaaggcaccattaatgttgaatgatatatacatgttttggagcaacatatgctggcATCTAGTCGGTGTCTTTTCcagggaaggctttgcttattttagcaagtCAATGCCAactacattctgcacgtattacaacagcatggctctgtactAAAAGAGTCTGGGTTCTAATTTGGCCTACCcgctgtccagacctgtcacccattgaaaacatttggagcattgtgaaacattgtgaaaatttaaataaatacaacaaaggagtccctgaaatgttgagcagcagaaatcctatatacatttcactttcaatacTACAGCAATTGGACTCCTCGGGTCCCAAACACTtggagtattgttaaaaggagTGATGATGcgacacagtggtaaacatgcccttgtcccagcttttttttttttgtgttgctggtatctaattcaaattgggcatgtatttttccaaaaacattaacatttctcagtttcaacatttgatatgttttctgtgtactattttca contains:
- the atp5pf gene encoding ATP synthase-coupling factor 6, mitochondrial (The RefSeq protein has 1 substitution compared to this genomic sequence), with translation MALHKLFQLSTLLRSTVSLTVRRNVGLSAVLFNKAKNLDPIQQLFLDKIHDYATKSKAAPGGIVDAGPSYKKGVAEEITKLQRLYGTGDLTKFPEFKFTEPQLQEVAK